One window of the Conexibacter sp. SYSU D00693 genome contains the following:
- a CDS encoding alpha/beta fold hydrolase, whose translation MQPLVEHRLELGGFGTRALELEGDGPPVLLLHGFADSADTWRQVLDRLARRNRRALAVDLPGFAKADRLDRDAPVLDQLRTFAHAAVEHLAAEQGGPVVVMGNSLGGCTALRVAEDPALPVLAVVPVAPAGFDMPRWFSIIERDPFVRTLLASPLPLPGPLMRVFVGEAYRQLAFARPRAVAAELVNAFTEHHLDRRAVRRYLDNGRRMLPELSGCFALERVTCPVMLVWGDRDRMVTHRGSRWVLEALPATRFELYEGVGHCPQVEVPDRLVEDLESFLLAPAPAVAG comes from the coding sequence ATGCAGCCGCTCGTGGAGCACCGCCTCGAGCTCGGGGGCTTCGGGACGCGGGCCCTGGAGCTCGAGGGCGACGGCCCGCCCGTGCTCCTGCTCCACGGCTTCGCGGACAGCGCGGACACGTGGCGCCAGGTGCTCGACCGCCTTGCGCGGCGCAACCGCCGAGCGCTCGCTGTCGACCTGCCGGGGTTCGCGAAGGCCGACCGCCTCGACCGCGACGCGCCGGTCCTCGACCAGCTGCGGACCTTCGCCCACGCGGCGGTGGAGCACCTCGCCGCCGAGCAGGGCGGACCCGTCGTCGTCATGGGCAACTCGCTGGGCGGCTGCACCGCGCTGCGCGTCGCCGAGGACCCGGCGCTGCCGGTGCTGGCCGTCGTGCCGGTCGCGCCCGCGGGCTTCGACATGCCGCGGTGGTTCTCGATCATCGAGCGCGACCCGTTCGTGCGCACGCTCCTCGCGTCCCCGCTGCCGCTGCCCGGACCGCTCATGCGCGTCTTCGTCGGCGAGGCCTACCGCCAGCTCGCGTTCGCCCGGCCGCGGGCGGTGGCCGCGGAGCTCGTCAACGCCTTCACCGAGCACCACCTCGACCGCCGCGCGGTGCGGCGCTACCTCGACAACGGCCGGCGGATGCTGCCCGAGCTGTCGGGCTGCTTCGCGCTCGAGCGCGTCACCTGCCCCGTCATGCTCGTGTGGGGCGACCGCGACCGGATGGTCACCCACCGCGGCTCGCGCTGGGTGCTCGAGGCGCTGCCTGCGACGCGCTTCGAGCTCTACGAGGGCGTCGGCCACTGCCCCCAGGTCGAGGTGCCCGACCGCCTCGTCGAGGACCTCGAGTCCTTCCTCCTGGCACCAGCGCCTGCGGTCGCGGGCTAG
- a CDS encoding alpha/beta hydrolase → MLQSLLPSPEKLSDAAANAFDKVFRGGVADLRRTPARIIDEAPKRTIYRYLAREDRERALPVLLVPPLAAPTICFDLRRGCSMAEHLLSLGHPTYLLEYGSIAFSDRELGLEHWVEDVIPTAIERVSEDAGGKPVQLVGWCLGGIMSLLALAARPDLPVNSVATVASPFDFTGVRLLAPIRGAASITNGMLLTGVYRALGGAPAPLVRRAFQLTSIDKHLMKPWAILTHLDDRDFLAHVEAVDHFMAHMHAYPGRTMGQLYHQFFRVNELAGGALRLGDHTIDLAEVQVPVLSVAGTTDVLAPRPAVHAVRDLLTGAPEVRLETAPGGHLGVLTGRNAARTTWRAIDDFFAAHEPKREQRHLRVVA, encoded by the coding sequence ATGCTCCAGTCCCTGCTCCCCAGCCCCGAGAAGCTCTCCGACGCCGCGGCCAACGCCTTCGACAAGGTGTTCCGCGGGGGCGTCGCCGACCTGCGCCGCACCCCGGCGCGGATCATCGACGAGGCGCCCAAGCGCACGATCTACCGCTACCTCGCGCGCGAGGACCGCGAGCGCGCGCTCCCCGTCCTGCTCGTCCCGCCGCTCGCGGCGCCGACGATCTGCTTCGACCTGCGGCGCGGCTGCTCGATGGCCGAGCACCTGCTGTCCCTCGGCCACCCGACCTACCTGCTCGAGTACGGGTCGATCGCGTTCTCCGACCGCGAGCTCGGGCTCGAGCACTGGGTCGAGGACGTCATCCCGACGGCGATCGAGCGGGTCTCCGAGGACGCGGGCGGCAAGCCGGTGCAGCTCGTCGGCTGGTGCCTGGGCGGGATCATGTCCCTGCTGGCGCTCGCCGCCCGCCCGGACCTCCCGGTGAACTCGGTGGCGACGGTGGCCAGCCCGTTCGACTTCACCGGCGTGCGGCTCCTGGCGCCGATCCGCGGCGCGGCGTCGATCACGAACGGGATGCTGCTGACGGGCGTGTACCGGGCGCTGGGCGGAGCGCCCGCGCCCTTGGTGCGCCGCGCCTTCCAGCTCACGTCGATCGACAAGCACCTGATGAAGCCGTGGGCGATCCTCACGCACCTCGACGACCGCGACTTCCTCGCGCACGTCGAGGCGGTCGACCACTTCATGGCCCACATGCACGCCTACCCCGGGCGCACGATGGGCCAGCTCTACCACCAGTTCTTCCGCGTCAACGAGCTCGCCGGCGGCGCCCTGCGCCTCGGCGACCACACCATCGACCTCGCCGAGGTCCAGGTGCCCGTGCTCTCGGTGGCCGGGACGACGGACGTCCTGGCGCCGCGCCCGGCGGTCCACGCGGTGCGCGACCTGCTCACGGGCGCGCCCGAGGTGCGCCTGGAGACCGCGCCGGGCGGGCACCTCGGCGTGCTGACCGGCCGCAACGCGGCCCGCACGACGTGGCGGGCGATCGACGACTTCTTCGCGGCCCACGAGCCCAAGCGCGAGCAGCGCCACCTGCGCGTCGTCGCCTAG
- a CDS encoding L,D-transpeptidase family protein — protein sequence MARRTVLLLSTVAAGLSLAGPAHGAADPTNVPAGVSAGGVDLSGLTLPQAEQKLATALAMRFERPVVLGVAGRLFKLAPADARFSFDALTTAKRALRATKPGEVPLKVSHSKVAVREWVAGVESKVDKPARNATLRITLRKMVVRRAKHGRTIPQRATADAISKLLDDQSAPRSLRQKLVKVSPAVSVADLRRQKGTVITIDKANFKLRLFKRLKFSKSYGVATGQPAYPTPSGLFSITNKQVNPVWSVPNSPWAGELQGTTVAGGSAANPLKARWMGIVNGVGIHGTGEEGSIGSRASHGCLRMRVADVIDLYPRVPVGTPVLIR from the coding sequence ATGGCTCGCCGCACCGTCCTGCTGCTGTCCACCGTCGCCGCAGGGCTGAGCCTCGCGGGGCCCGCGCACGGCGCCGCCGACCCGACGAACGTCCCGGCCGGCGTGAGCGCCGGCGGCGTCGACCTGTCGGGCCTCACGCTGCCCCAGGCCGAGCAGAAGCTCGCCACCGCCCTGGCGATGCGCTTCGAGCGGCCGGTGGTCCTCGGCGTCGCCGGACGGCTGTTCAAGCTCGCGCCCGCTGACGCGCGGTTCTCCTTCGACGCGCTGACGACGGCGAAGCGCGCACTGCGGGCCACGAAGCCCGGCGAGGTGCCGCTGAAGGTCTCGCACTCGAAGGTCGCCGTGCGCGAGTGGGTGGCCGGCGTCGAGTCGAAGGTCGACAAGCCGGCGCGCAACGCGACCCTGCGGATCACGCTGCGCAAGATGGTCGTCCGCCGCGCCAAGCACGGCCGCACGATCCCGCAGCGCGCGACGGCCGACGCGATCTCGAAGCTCCTCGACGACCAGAGCGCGCCGCGCTCGCTGCGCCAGAAGCTCGTGAAGGTCAGCCCCGCCGTGAGCGTCGCCGACCTGCGCCGCCAGAAGGGCACGGTCATCACGATCGACAAGGCGAACTTCAAGCTGCGCCTGTTCAAGCGCCTCAAGTTCTCCAAGAGCTACGGCGTCGCGACGGGCCAGCCCGCCTACCCCACGCCCAGCGGGCTCTTCTCGATCACCAACAAGCAGGTCAACCCCGTCTGGTCGGTCCCGAACTCGCCATGGGCCGGCGAGCTGCAGGGCACGACGGTCGCCGGCGGCAGCGCCGCCAACCCGCTCAAGGCGCGCTGGATGGGGATCGTCAACGGCGTCGGCATCCACGGCACCGGCGAGGAGGGCTCGATCGGCTCGCGAGCCTCCCACGGCTGCCTGCGCATGCGCGTCGCCGACGTCATCGACCTGTACCCGCGCGTCCCGGTCGGGACGCCGGTCCTGATCCGCTAG